In Leisingera methylohalidivorans DSM 14336, a single genomic region encodes these proteins:
- a CDS encoding transposase yields MTIPAVGPVTAVAFASTIDIPACFRNSRTLRAVLGLTPMLHQSGESRRAGRMSQCGDTAVRALLYKAA; encoded by the coding sequence ATGACAATCCCGGCGGTCGGGCCGGTCACGGCCGTGGCATTTGCTAGCACAATCGATATCCCGGCCTGTTTCCGGAATTCACGAACCTTACGGGCAGTTCTCGGGCTGACGCCTATGCTCCATCAATCAGGCGAAAGCAGGCGCGCCGGCCGGATGTCGCAATGCGGCGATACAGCAGTGCGCGCACTGCTTTACAAGGCCGCTTAG
- a CDS encoding IS110 family transposase translates to MREAGFKLILMEARQVKAVLKAMHVKTDRRDAEGIARLLRMGWFRPVHCKSVSAQEVRALLSARKAVQKALLDIEQSLFGVLRSFGLKPGSAGKSRYEARIRELVAGNSALEAAAAAILSARTALRGELSALERRVLAPARQDEASRLMLTMPGAGAEVALTARSPIDAPGRFRLSRDVRPCSGRYHHRSSFIPSLE, encoded by the coding sequence TTGCGGGAGGCGGGGTTCAAGCTGATCCTGATGGAGGCGCGCCAGGTCAAGGCGGTCTTGAAGGCGATGCACGTCAAGACCGACCGCCGCGATGCCGAGGGGATCGCCCGGCTGCTGCGCATGGGGTGGTTCAGGCCGGTCCATTGCAAGTCGGTTTCGGCCCAAGAGGTGCGCGCTCTTCTTAGCGCCCGCAAGGCGGTTCAGAAAGCGCTGCTGGATATCGAGCAGTCGCTCTTCGGGGTGCTGCGCAGCTTCGGACTGAAGCCTGGTTCGGCCGGCAAGAGCCGCTACGAGGCGCGGATCCGCGAACTGGTCGCAGGAAACTCTGCGCTTGAAGCCGCAGCTGCAGCCATCCTGAGCGCCCGAACGGCGCTGCGCGGCGAACTGTCCGCCCTCGAGCGCCGGGTCCTTGCGCCCGCACGTCAGGACGAGGCCAGCAGACTGATGCTGACGATGCCAGGCGCCGGCGCCGAGGTCGCGCTAACGGCCCGGTCGCCGATTGACGCTCCGGGCCGGTTCCGCTTGTCGCGTGATGTCAGGCCATGTTCCGGCAGGTATCACCATAGATCTTCTTTCATACCTTCTTTGGAATAG
- a CDS encoding Hint domain-containing protein produces MPIIKLYDWSLYTMPSAIPMSDIEGDSHANDPDSPDYNASAPTWIGETFTFNGGSGSQIDIVDDDGQFEDGYVETGGAQTLGQDVTINGVTYLAGSVVENEFSMLDAAGNEVFVVRIDGVNVGFGYPEGQEPVNGTSFTAAQGRDGDPVDSGDGTSTSSEPYANIVCYAPGTMIDTPDGPRPVETLKPGDLVLTRDHGPQLIRWARCSVHPLEEVEADAKPVQIKAEALGPNLPAKDLIVSPQHRIFVGGNGQLDKVFTSEAFAPAKSLTAVPGIRHMKGKRKITWVHFACDRHEVVTANGCLSESLLLGPMVVNGLTAAERRAVVGIFGRAPAPNAALNGPPALDCLTVGTVRRQIAKQRKDKDRILAKEIQKWDLDLAMEKHEAERFAESYRTAQSKARQKS; encoded by the coding sequence ATGCCAATCATCAAGTTATACGATTGGTCGCTTTATACGATGCCATCGGCAATCCCGATGTCGGACATAGAGGGCGATTCCCATGCCAACGATCCGGACAGCCCGGATTATAATGCCTCGGCGCCAACATGGATCGGTGAAACCTTCACATTCAACGGCGGATCAGGTTCCCAGATAGATATCGTTGATGACGACGGTCAATTCGAGGACGGATATGTAGAAACTGGCGGAGCTCAGACACTTGGCCAAGATGTCACCATAAATGGTGTGACGTATCTGGCCGGTTCTGTCGTTGAGAATGAGTTCTCAATGCTGGATGCTGCTGGCAATGAAGTGTTCGTTGTCAGGATCGACGGTGTTAACGTTGGTTTTGGCTATCCAGAGGGGCAAGAACCTGTCAACGGAACATCATTTACCGCTGCACAAGGGCGCGATGGCGATCCAGTGGATAGCGGCGACGGAACATCCACCAGTTCGGAGCCCTACGCCAACATAGTCTGCTATGCCCCTGGTACGATGATCGACACACCGGACGGGCCGCGCCCGGTGGAGACGTTGAAACCTGGCGATTTGGTTCTGACGCGGGATCACGGCCCGCAGTTAATCCGCTGGGCACGCTGCAGCGTCCATCCGCTGGAAGAGGTCGAAGCCGACGCCAAGCCGGTGCAGATCAAGGCCGAGGCATTGGGTCCTAACCTGCCTGCAAAGGACCTGATCGTCTCGCCGCAACACCGCATATTTGTCGGCGGGAACGGGCAATTAGACAAGGTGTTCACCAGCGAGGCTTTCGCGCCTGCAAAATCCCTGACGGCGGTACCGGGCATCCGTCATATGAAGGGCAAGAGAAAGATCACATGGGTACACTTCGCCTGTGACCGGCACGAGGTTGTCACTGCCAATGGCTGCCTGTCGGAATCGCTGCTGCTCGGGCCGATGGTCGTGAACGGGTTGACCGCCGCCGAGCGTCGCGCGGTCGTCGGCATTTTCGGTCGTGCGCCCGCACCCAATGCGGCCCTGAACGGCCCGCCCGCACTGGATTGCCTGACGGTTGGCACCGTCAGACGCCAAATCGCCAAACAACGCAAAGACAAGGATCGTATCTTGGCCAAGGAAATCCAGAAATGGGATCTCGACCTTGCGATGGAAAAACACGAGGCAGAGCGGTTTGCAGAAAGCTATCGCACGGCACAGAGCAAAGCCCGGCAGAAATCCTGA